The Labilibaculum sp. sequence ATTAAAAAGACCAAACCTATACCCCATAAAATGAGGCAGAGTGTAAGCCATTTTCAAGGAAACTCCTATTTTTTTCCAATTTTCACCATCAAAACTGTAATAGAACTCAGCTAAATCCTTACGTTCTTTAAAATCGCACTCTGCTTTTAAATAAACTATTTCCTGCTCAAAGGGTAAACTTTCAATTTCAACTGGTTTATTTGTCTGAGCACTAACCATTACTAATTTCTTTGCTCCATTTTCATTTTTTACTCCAACCAAACCATATTTTTTTTGCAACAAGGCCAAACCTGCAAAATCACCATCTTTCATATTTGAAACATCCAACTTAGTTGATCCTGAACATTCAGGACCAAAGGTTCGTTGAGTCAAAGTATTTCTGGCCGTTAAAAATGAAGTGTCGATTCTACTGGTTATTAAACGCAAATAACCATCCCTATCCTTTACTGACCAAAAATTATCCACTTCATTATGATTCCATTGCCAAACTAATGGCAAATTCTCCTCATTTTTGGTTCTATTGAATTCATCTGATGCAACAATACCAGGAATTAAACCTCTTGATAGGGGTAAATGAAGTATTTCAGGAACTTTGCCATCTACTCCGAGCACCGGCCATCCATTTTTCCACGTAACGGGTACCATATATGGTATACGACCTACAGCACCATTATCGCGGAATAAGTAGGCAAACCATTTTCCATCCGGAGTATCAATTAGTCCACCTTGAGCCACACCTTTATCTTGCAATGCCACACGACCTTCGTAAGGTCCTGTAATCTTATCTGCCCGATGAACAATAACTGTTCTCATTCCTCCTTTGGGCCATGTAATATGAAACAAGTAATACTTGCCATCAATTTTGAATAATTGAGATCCTTCGGCTGGTAATCCTACATTGGTTCCTGCAGGTGCACTTGCATTTTCTATAATCACCTTTTCTGATCCCGGGATAATACCAGTTAATTTTTTATTCAATTCAACCATTTTAATATTGCCGCTGCCATAAATCATATATATGCGGTCATCATCGTCAAAAAACAGGGAATGGTCATGTAACGAAGGTTTGAAAGACATCTTCTTCCATGGCCCTTTTTCAATATTTTTTGTCGTATAAATATGTGTTTTACCCGTAGTACTAGAAAAAGTACTTACGTAATATTTTCCTTTATGATAACGAAGACAACTTGCCCATGAACCTTTTCCATACGCATTTTTTCCATTATTTAATGATAGTGCATCGTTACTTTCCAACACATTATATGCATAGTTAACCAATTCCCAGTTTACAAGATCCGTAGATTTCATAATAGGAACTCCCGGGTTCATGTGCATGGTAGTACTGCTCATATAATAGGTATCACCCACTCGTACTATAGACATATCAGGCACGTCAGCATATATCACTGGATTATGTGCCAAATTTTCCTGAGCATAAAGGTGACTACACATTAAGATATATACAAAAAGGATACTACTGTATAAACGGATAAACTTCATTTTAAATTTTTTAATTAAAAAATATTCCACTCCTTATTGAAAATAAATAATTCACTTATAGATCGTTATAATATTTATTAAGAAGACCTCGAAAAGCTTATTAATACTTATAACAATCGAATCTAATCTGTACTAAATTAAGCTTTAATCAAATCAGCCTATTTTATTTTAAGATATTTCACTTTCAATATCAGACATAAACAATCCTGTTGTAATACATTAACTTCAATTACTAAGATAGTATTTAAAGAAATTAACGCATTTCAAATAAATCCAACAAACAAAAA is a genomic window containing:
- a CDS encoding family 43 glycosylhydrolase; its protein translation is MKFIRLYSSILFVYILMCSHLYAQENLAHNPVIYADVPDMSIVRVGDTYYMSSTTMHMNPGVPIMKSTDLVNWELVNYAYNVLESNDALSLNNGKNAYGKGSWASCLRYHKGKYYVSTFSSTTGKTHIYTTKNIEKGPWKKMSFKPSLHDHSLFFDDDDRIYMIYGSGNIKMVELNKKLTGIIPGSEKVIIENASAPAGTNVGLPAEGSQLFKIDGKYYLFHITWPKGGMRTVIVHRADKITGPYEGRVALQDKGVAQGGLIDTPDGKWFAYLFRDNGAVGRIPYMVPVTWKNGWPVLGVDGKVPEILHLPLSRGLIPGIVASDEFNRTKNEENLPLVWQWNHNEVDNFWSVKDRDGYLRLITSRIDTSFLTARNTLTQRTFGPECSGSTKLDVSNMKDGDFAGLALLQKKYGLVGVKNENGAKKLVMVSAQTNKPVEIESLPFEQEIVYLKAECDFKERKDLAEFYYSFDGENWKKIGVSLKMAYTLPHFMGYRFGLFNYATKMVDGYVDFDYFHISNTISPKEEMYVFLSLGQSNMEGNARFEPQDTVNVNERFQVLATVDCPELNRRKGNWYTAIPPLCRCHTGLTPVDYFGRTLLENLPENIKVGVINVAVGGCKIELFDKDNYKTYVESSPDWLKNMVKDYDGNPYLRLVEMAKTAQKTGVIKGILLHQGESNTGDTLWTKKVKLVYDNLIADLNLNPKKVPLIAGEMVSAGEEGKCASMNSIIATLPEVIPNSYIISSEGCPGVKDHLHFSAQGYRMLGERYAERMLLLLKNTKNRKELK